The Phycisphaerae bacterium genome contains the following window.
ACCCCAACGGCACGGCCCTGCTCATTCAGGCCACCATGCACTACCAGGGTGACTTCCCCATGGTCACCGTCTCCCCCGCCTACGAACTCCAATACGGCGACGGGATGAATTTCTATGAGTACACCCAGAGCACCCCGCCAAACCGCACCGACCCCAGCGGGTTATTTTCGTATGCAGACGTGAGCGGCGGCATGGGCATTCAGGGCGACATGTTCGGACACTATGCCGACATGGCCGTCTCGACCGTCGACGCGCTCAAAGGCGTCGCCTTCCTTCAGAACGAACGCAGTGCGGTAATCGACGATATCATCAGTTTCTCTGACGACGCGTTCGACTTCTCCGGCATCGACCGAGGCATCGCGTACTATGATGCTTATCAGGTAATCACGTTTAAGCTTACGGTCGGTTACATTGGATTCAAGGTGGCGCGTGGTGTCGTTGGGCTTGGCCGAAGGGCGTTTCGGTATTTTGCCAACCGTGCCGGTGGCCGACGGGCCTTGCTGGAAACACTTGACGCCGGTACAAGCGCGCAGCGAGAGTTCTTCGGGATTGGGACCGCGCCCGTTACCGTTGGGTCAAAGCTTTCCCGCGAAGCAAGCGATGCGCTAAGGACAGAGGCACGGGCGATTTGGGAGCGAGCCACGGGACGGAGGGCCGTTTGGGATAATCTCCAAATCCACCATCGGGTTCCACTTGAGTGGTCACACGTGCTTGGTCGGGCCGATCCCAATAGGTTGTCAAATCTTGTTGGCGTTGACGCGCCAACGCACGTGCTCATCAACAATGAATGGAATGCCTGGAAGAGATCGCTAGCGGGGCGAACACCATCACAGGTTGAACTCATGGAGCAAGTTCTTAAGATTGATGACATGTTCTCTGACGCATGGGTATTCCCCAAATGAAGGTGGGTCCATGAAATCGATTGCCAATGAGGTAGAGGCATTGCTGAGCGAAGTACCCAGGCCGCCGGAGGATTCGATTCCGTCGGGGGCAACTGATGAGATGAAAAATGCATTCGAGAAGGAAACGCGGCTTAAGCTGCCACCTGCTGTACGCCAGTGGCTCGGCGTGACCAATGGACCGTGCGTGGGCCCGGGCGGAATCATGGGAATCCAAACGTCGAGAAAAACCCTCGACATGCAATGGTTATTGGAGTTACACCCCAATTGGATCGCCCGGAAATGGATTCCGATAGCTGGCGACGGTTGCGGTAATTACTACATTGTTTCAACTGCCAAAGAGTTCGGATTTGGAGAGCCTGTGCTTTTCGTGGAG
Protein-coding sequences here:
- a CDS encoding SMI1/KNR4 family protein, with the translated sequence MKSIANEVEALLSEVPRPPEDSIPSGATDEMKNAFEKETRLKLPPAVRQWLGVTNGPCVGPGGIMGIQTSRKTLDMQWLLELHPNWIARKWIPIAGDGCGNYYIVSTAKEFGFGEPVLFVEASVDDNTPVYIVASDIWHFLRFLFMKELGKTRWPFDKATVQREDPQMLAFRGVALPWEA